The Osmerus eperlanus chromosome 7, fOsmEpe2.1, whole genome shotgun sequence genome includes a region encoding these proteins:
- the incenp gene encoding inner centromere protein isoform X4: MSCSVFSSTQALMQMFDGKVQEFISDIENVHMVWLVEIQQEANRMFSSDFSAEPELMPKTPSQKKSNRRKRVSLGRAEKTAKRRFSKGKRSNLRRSSVSTLNLIAEDDVGPEATTSEVFEEPKRSTRRNKQGLKQQSEEAEDVELLSGISSTPPKSLSDRPPERAPKEEINAQIPVNNTHKETETGKEFNSPHTTSPHHSPASLQLPEAVVKLTAADRRSAEILVKAAPSPGRSATKMAIATTSSSCSSVRHSLTLRRSLAGLRHSMTQESVRQASRRSFLKKKARMGSSTCSSNVSEDVIMSDGEEVVENTKGVVSEEATTAEEQTKATHTETSPEVQDNKVLPQSEFDGIRFTRSMAQNPPSMLSTIPMITKDKSSTPCSGSDGHWKKNQSHSILRSQPSSKRRGTDASGDFQSPKKKPSPPQKSQTAIRPNMRSFLHTVQKNQMLMMTPSSVGRGSVMKSFIKHTTPLKVDAKSVNGIVERERLKLEAVKKKQEQEEERKRKMEEEKRRKREEMKRKRDERLRKVVEARVKEEQKEEEKKKKIEQKMAQIDEKNDKLRVERLAEEKAKKKVATKRQEELEQRRRLEEETRRKRIQQAEEEERRLQEQQARRRTEEEQERARKLAEARRAHELKKEQEREKELEREKQAAAEKERAEREKALALQREAEKSAREKEKRVLEEKRKELEEQTKREEQARLAEEERAAKQREAVKPEHAVMTPVGKGLALNQTVDIEQSPQSYEITPKGGNKPLVISYNPENYGMDQNSDDSTDDESAPRKPIPSWAEGLSLKQSMMKQYFNPLNLHIYFGEIEEPRLENIFDKSKPRFFKRTSSAVWNSPPRMGTLPF, encoded by the exons ATGAGCTGCTCAGTTTTCTCGTCAACGCAAGCCCTCATGCAAATGTTTGATGGCAAAGTACAAGAATTTATAAGTGACATCGAAAACGTCCACATGGTTTGGCTCGTGGAGATCCAGCAAGAAGCCAATCGGATGTTCTCTAG TGATTTCAGTGCTGAGCCAGAGTTGATGCCAAAGACCCCATCCCAGAAGAAAAGCAATCGCAGAAAACGAGTTTCTTTGGGACGGGCTGAAAAGACAGCCAAGAGACG ATTTTCAAAGGGCAAGCGTAGTAACTTGCGCCGCTCTTCTGTTAGTACACTGAATCTCATTGCTGAAGATGATGTTGGCCCAGAGGCAACCACCTCTGAGGTGTTTGAAGAGCCCAAACGCAGCACTCGTAGAAACAAACAGGGCCTGAAGCAGCAGTctgaggaggcagaggatgtgGAGCTGCTTTCAGGTATCAGCAGCACCCCTCCCAAGTCTCTTTCAGATAGGCCTCCAGAGAGGGCACCTAAAGAAGAGATTAATGCTCAAATCCCggtgaacaacacacacaaggagacagagacagggaaggagttTAATAGTCCGCACACTACGAGTCCACACCACTCGCCTGCCAGCCTGCAGCTGCCAGAAGCTGTGGTGAAACTCACCGCTGCCGACCGCCGGTCTGCTGAAATACTAGTAAAAGCAGCGCCCTCCCCTGGCCGCTCCGCCACCAAGATGGCCATAGCCACCACCTCCAGCTCGTGCAGCTCTGTGCGCCACTCTCTCACCCTTCGGCGCTCCCTGGCAGGCCTACGCCACAGCATGACCCAGGAGTCGGTGCGGCAGGCCTCCAGGCGTTCCTTCCTGAAGAAGAAGGCTCGCATGGGTAGCTCCACCTGCAGCAGTAACGTCAGTG AGGATGTCATAATGTCTGATGGTGAAGAGGTTGTAGAGAATACAAAAGG GGTGGTGTCTGAAGAGGCAACCACAGCAGAGGAACAGACTAAAGCTACCCACACAGAGACTTCTCCAGAGGTTCAGGATAACAAAGTCCTTCCACAGTCAGAGTTCGACGGAATTCGTTTCACCCGCTCCATGGCCCAGAACCCTCCTAGCATGCTTTCCACCATCCCCATGATCACCAAAGACAAGAGTAGCACACCCTGCTCTGGTTCAG ATGGTCACTGGAAAAAAAATCAGTCACACTCAATTCTAAG ATCCCAACCAAGCTCCAAACGCAGAGGCACGGATGCATCAGGCGATTTCCAAAGCCCAAAGAAgaagccctctcctccccaaaaAAGCCAGACT GCAATAAGGCCCAATATGAGGTCCTTCCTTCATACTGTGCAGAAGAACCAGATGCTGATGATGACTCCAAGCTCTGTAGGCCGTGGCAGTGTGATGAAGTCCTTCATTAAACACACCACTCCTCTCAAAGTTGATGCCAAG TCGGTCAATGGTATCGTG GAAAGGGAGCGTCTGAAACTGGAGGCTGTTAAAAagaagcaggagcaggaggaagaacggaagagaaagatggaggaggaaaaaagaagaaaacgtGAAGAGATGAAAAG GAAGAGGGATGAAAGACTCAGAAAAGTTGTGGAGGCACGAGTAAAGGAAGaacagaaagaagaagagaaaaaaaagaaaattgagCAAAAAATGGCACAAATTGACGAGAAAAATGATAAA CTGAGAGTGGAGCGTTTGGCCGAAGAGAAGGCCAAGAAGAAGGTGGCCACCAAGCGGCAAGAGGAACTGGAGCAGAGGCGGAGGTTGGAGGAGGaaacgaggaggaagaggatccaACAAGCT gaggaggaggagaggcgcttgcaggagcagcaggccaggcggaggacagaggaggagcaaGAGCGAGCTCGCAAACTGGCTGAGGCCCGCCGGGCACATGAGCTGAaaaaggagcaggagagggagaaagagctagagagagagaaacaggcagcTGCTGAAAA AGAGCGAGCAGAGCGGGAAAAGGCCCTGGCTCTCCAGAGGGAAGCAGAGAAGTCtgcaagagagaaggaaaagagagtgctagaggagaagagaaaggagtTGGAGGAGCAGACGAAGAGG GAGGAGCAGGCGAGGTTGGctgaagaggagagggctgcCAAACAGAGAGAAGCTGTCAAGCCAGAG CATGCTGTTATGACACCTGTAGGAAAAGGATTAGCTTTAAACCAGACTGTGGACATTGAG CAATCGCCTCAGTCTTATGAAATCACTCCGAAGGGTGGCAACAAACCTTTGGTTATCAGCTATAATCCTGAGAATTATGGGATGGACCAGAATAGCGATGACTCCACAGATGATGAGTCGGCACCAAGGAAACCCATTCCATCATGGGCAGAAG GCCTCAGTCTAAAGCAGTCGATGATGAAGCAATATTTCAATCCGCTGAACCTGCACATTTACTTTGGGGAGATCGAAGAGCCACGGTTGGAGAACATCTTTGACAAGAGCAAACCTCGTTTCTTCAAACGCACCAGCTCTGCAGTCTGGAACTCACCCCCACGAATGGGAACTCTCCCCTTTTAA
- the incenp gene encoding inner centromere protein isoform X3 gives MTIHLNQAFTMSCSVFSSTQALMQMFDGKVQEFISDIENVHMVWLVEIQQEANRMFSSDFSAEPELMPKTPSQKKSNRRKRVSLGRAEKTAKRRFSKGKRSNLRRSSVSTLNLIAEDDVGPEATTSEVFEEPKRSTRRNKQGLKQQSEEAEDVELLSGISSTPPKSLSDRPPERAPKEEINAQIPVNNTHKETETGKEFNSPHTTSPHHSPASLQLPEAVVKLTAADRRSAEILVKAAPSPGRSATKMAIATTSSSCSSVRHSLTLRRSLAGLRHSMTQESVRQASRRSFLKKKARMGSSTCSSNVSEDVIMSDGEEVVENTKGVVSEEATTAEEQTKATHTETSPEVQDNKVLPQSEFDGIRFTRSMAQNPPSMLSTIPMITKDKSSTPCSGSDGHWKKNQSHSILRSQPSSKRRGTDASGDFQSPKKKPSPPQKSQTAIRPNMRSFLHTVQKNQMLMMTPSSVGRGSVMKSFIKHTTPLKVDAKERERLKLEAVKKKQEQEEERKRKMEEEKRRKREEMKRKRDERLRKVVEARVKEEQKEEEKKKKIEQKMAQIDEKNDKLRVERLAEEKAKKKVATKRQEELEQRRRLEEETRRKRIQQAEEEERRLQEQQARRRTEEEQERARKLAEARRAHELKKEQEREKELEREKQAAAEKERAEREKALALQREAEKSAREKEKRVLEEKRKELEEQTKREEQARLAEEERAAKQREAVKPEHAVMTPVGKGLALNQTVDIEQSPQSYEITPKGGNKPLVISYNPENYGMDQNSDDSTDDESAPRKPIPSWAEGLSLKQSMMKQYFNPLNLHIYFGEIEEPRLENIFDKSKPRFFKRTSSAVWNSPPRMGTLPF, from the exons atgaccattcatttgaatcag GCCTTCACCATGAGCTGCTCAGTTTTCTCGTCAACGCAAGCCCTCATGCAAATGTTTGATGGCAAAGTACAAGAATTTATAAGTGACATCGAAAACGTCCACATGGTTTGGCTCGTGGAGATCCAGCAAGAAGCCAATCGGATGTTCTCTAG TGATTTCAGTGCTGAGCCAGAGTTGATGCCAAAGACCCCATCCCAGAAGAAAAGCAATCGCAGAAAACGAGTTTCTTTGGGACGGGCTGAAAAGACAGCCAAGAGACG ATTTTCAAAGGGCAAGCGTAGTAACTTGCGCCGCTCTTCTGTTAGTACACTGAATCTCATTGCTGAAGATGATGTTGGCCCAGAGGCAACCACCTCTGAGGTGTTTGAAGAGCCCAAACGCAGCACTCGTAGAAACAAACAGGGCCTGAAGCAGCAGTctgaggaggcagaggatgtgGAGCTGCTTTCAGGTATCAGCAGCACCCCTCCCAAGTCTCTTTCAGATAGGCCTCCAGAGAGGGCACCTAAAGAAGAGATTAATGCTCAAATCCCggtgaacaacacacacaaggagacagagacagggaaggagttTAATAGTCCGCACACTACGAGTCCACACCACTCGCCTGCCAGCCTGCAGCTGCCAGAAGCTGTGGTGAAACTCACCGCTGCCGACCGCCGGTCTGCTGAAATACTAGTAAAAGCAGCGCCCTCCCCTGGCCGCTCCGCCACCAAGATGGCCATAGCCACCACCTCCAGCTCGTGCAGCTCTGTGCGCCACTCTCTCACCCTTCGGCGCTCCCTGGCAGGCCTACGCCACAGCATGACCCAGGAGTCGGTGCGGCAGGCCTCCAGGCGTTCCTTCCTGAAGAAGAAGGCTCGCATGGGTAGCTCCACCTGCAGCAGTAACGTCAGTG AGGATGTCATAATGTCTGATGGTGAAGAGGTTGTAGAGAATACAAAAGG GGTGGTGTCTGAAGAGGCAACCACAGCAGAGGAACAGACTAAAGCTACCCACACAGAGACTTCTCCAGAGGTTCAGGATAACAAAGTCCTTCCACAGTCAGAGTTCGACGGAATTCGTTTCACCCGCTCCATGGCCCAGAACCCTCCTAGCATGCTTTCCACCATCCCCATGATCACCAAAGACAAGAGTAGCACACCCTGCTCTGGTTCAG ATGGTCACTGGAAAAAAAATCAGTCACACTCAATTCTAAG ATCCCAACCAAGCTCCAAACGCAGAGGCACGGATGCATCAGGCGATTTCCAAAGCCCAAAGAAgaagccctctcctccccaaaaAAGCCAGACT GCAATAAGGCCCAATATGAGGTCCTTCCTTCATACTGTGCAGAAGAACCAGATGCTGATGATGACTCCAAGCTCTGTAGGCCGTGGCAGTGTGATGAAGTCCTTCATTAAACACACCACTCCTCTCAAAGTTGATGCCAAG GAAAGGGAGCGTCTGAAACTGGAGGCTGTTAAAAagaagcaggagcaggaggaagaacggaagagaaagatggaggaggaaaaaagaagaaaacgtGAAGAGATGAAAAG GAAGAGGGATGAAAGACTCAGAAAAGTTGTGGAGGCACGAGTAAAGGAAGaacagaaagaagaagagaaaaaaaagaaaattgagCAAAAAATGGCACAAATTGACGAGAAAAATGATAAA CTGAGAGTGGAGCGTTTGGCCGAAGAGAAGGCCAAGAAGAAGGTGGCCACCAAGCGGCAAGAGGAACTGGAGCAGAGGCGGAGGTTGGAGGAGGaaacgaggaggaagaggatccaACAAGCT gaggaggaggagaggcgcttgcaggagcagcaggccaggcggaggacagaggaggagcaaGAGCGAGCTCGCAAACTGGCTGAGGCCCGCCGGGCACATGAGCTGAaaaaggagcaggagagggagaaagagctagagagagagaaacaggcagcTGCTGAAAA AGAGCGAGCAGAGCGGGAAAAGGCCCTGGCTCTCCAGAGGGAAGCAGAGAAGTCtgcaagagagaaggaaaagagagtgctagaggagaagagaaaggagtTGGAGGAGCAGACGAAGAGG GAGGAGCAGGCGAGGTTGGctgaagaggagagggctgcCAAACAGAGAGAAGCTGTCAAGCCAGAG CATGCTGTTATGACACCTGTAGGAAAAGGATTAGCTTTAAACCAGACTGTGGACATTGAG CAATCGCCTCAGTCTTATGAAATCACTCCGAAGGGTGGCAACAAACCTTTGGTTATCAGCTATAATCCTGAGAATTATGGGATGGACCAGAATAGCGATGACTCCACAGATGATGAGTCGGCACCAAGGAAACCCATTCCATCATGGGCAGAAG GCCTCAGTCTAAAGCAGTCGATGATGAAGCAATATTTCAATCCGCTGAACCTGCACATTTACTTTGGGGAGATCGAAGAGCCACGGTTGGAGAACATCTTTGACAAGAGCAAACCTCGTTTCTTCAAACGCACCAGCTCTGCAGTCTGGAACTCACCCCCACGAATGGGAACTCTCCCCTTTTAA
- the incenp gene encoding inner centromere protein isoform X2: protein MTIHLNQAFTMSCSVFSSTQALMQMFDGKVQEFISDIENVHMVWLVEIQQEANRMFSSDFSAEPELMPKTPSQKKSNRRKRVSLGRAEKTAKRRFSKGKRSNLRRSSVSTLNLIAEDDVGPEATTSEVFEEPKRSTRRNKQGLKQQSEEAEDVELLSGISSTPPKSLSDRPPERAPKEEINAQIPVNNTHKETETGKEFNSPHTTSPHHSPASLQLPEAVVKLTAADRRSAEILVKAAPSPGRSATKMAIATTSSSCSSVRHSLTLRRSLAGLRHSMTQESVRQASRRSFLKKKARMGSSTCSSNVSEDVIMSDGEEVVENTKGVVSEEATTAEEQTKATHTETSPEVQDNKVLPQSEFDGIRFTRSMAQNPPSMLSTIPMITKDKSSTPCSGSDGHWKKNQSHSILRSQPSSKRRGTDASGDFQSPKKKPSPPQKSQTAIRPNMRSFLHTVQKNQMLMMTPSSVGRGSVMKSFIKHTTPLKVDAKSVNGIVERERLKLEAVKKKQEQEEERKRKMEEEKRRKREEMKRKRDERLRKVVEARVKEEQKEEEKKKKIEQKMAQIDEKNDKLRVERLAEEKAKKKVATKRQEELEQRRRLEEETRRKRIQQAEEEERRLQEQQARRRTEEEQERARKLAEARRAHELKKEQEREKELEREKQAAAEKERAEREKALALQREAEKSAREKEKRVLEEKRKELEEQTKREQARLAEEERAAKQREAVKPEHAVMTPVGKGLALNQTVDIEQSPQSYEITPKGGNKPLVISYNPENYGMDQNSDDSTDDESAPRKPIPSWAEGLSLKQSMMKQYFNPLNLHIYFGEIEEPRLENIFDKSKPRFFKRTSSAVWNSPPRMGTLPF, encoded by the exons atgaccattcatttgaatcag GCCTTCACCATGAGCTGCTCAGTTTTCTCGTCAACGCAAGCCCTCATGCAAATGTTTGATGGCAAAGTACAAGAATTTATAAGTGACATCGAAAACGTCCACATGGTTTGGCTCGTGGAGATCCAGCAAGAAGCCAATCGGATGTTCTCTAG TGATTTCAGTGCTGAGCCAGAGTTGATGCCAAAGACCCCATCCCAGAAGAAAAGCAATCGCAGAAAACGAGTTTCTTTGGGACGGGCTGAAAAGACAGCCAAGAGACG ATTTTCAAAGGGCAAGCGTAGTAACTTGCGCCGCTCTTCTGTTAGTACACTGAATCTCATTGCTGAAGATGATGTTGGCCCAGAGGCAACCACCTCTGAGGTGTTTGAAGAGCCCAAACGCAGCACTCGTAGAAACAAACAGGGCCTGAAGCAGCAGTctgaggaggcagaggatgtgGAGCTGCTTTCAGGTATCAGCAGCACCCCTCCCAAGTCTCTTTCAGATAGGCCTCCAGAGAGGGCACCTAAAGAAGAGATTAATGCTCAAATCCCggtgaacaacacacacaaggagacagagacagggaaggagttTAATAGTCCGCACACTACGAGTCCACACCACTCGCCTGCCAGCCTGCAGCTGCCAGAAGCTGTGGTGAAACTCACCGCTGCCGACCGCCGGTCTGCTGAAATACTAGTAAAAGCAGCGCCCTCCCCTGGCCGCTCCGCCACCAAGATGGCCATAGCCACCACCTCCAGCTCGTGCAGCTCTGTGCGCCACTCTCTCACCCTTCGGCGCTCCCTGGCAGGCCTACGCCACAGCATGACCCAGGAGTCGGTGCGGCAGGCCTCCAGGCGTTCCTTCCTGAAGAAGAAGGCTCGCATGGGTAGCTCCACCTGCAGCAGTAACGTCAGTG AGGATGTCATAATGTCTGATGGTGAAGAGGTTGTAGAGAATACAAAAGG GGTGGTGTCTGAAGAGGCAACCACAGCAGAGGAACAGACTAAAGCTACCCACACAGAGACTTCTCCAGAGGTTCAGGATAACAAAGTCCTTCCACAGTCAGAGTTCGACGGAATTCGTTTCACCCGCTCCATGGCCCAGAACCCTCCTAGCATGCTTTCCACCATCCCCATGATCACCAAAGACAAGAGTAGCACACCCTGCTCTGGTTCAG ATGGTCACTGGAAAAAAAATCAGTCACACTCAATTCTAAG ATCCCAACCAAGCTCCAAACGCAGAGGCACGGATGCATCAGGCGATTTCCAAAGCCCAAAGAAgaagccctctcctccccaaaaAAGCCAGACT GCAATAAGGCCCAATATGAGGTCCTTCCTTCATACTGTGCAGAAGAACCAGATGCTGATGATGACTCCAAGCTCTGTAGGCCGTGGCAGTGTGATGAAGTCCTTCATTAAACACACCACTCCTCTCAAAGTTGATGCCAAG TCGGTCAATGGTATCGTG GAAAGGGAGCGTCTGAAACTGGAGGCTGTTAAAAagaagcaggagcaggaggaagaacggaagagaaagatggaggaggaaaaaagaagaaaacgtGAAGAGATGAAAAG GAAGAGGGATGAAAGACTCAGAAAAGTTGTGGAGGCACGAGTAAAGGAAGaacagaaagaagaagagaaaaaaaagaaaattgagCAAAAAATGGCACAAATTGACGAGAAAAATGATAAA CTGAGAGTGGAGCGTTTGGCCGAAGAGAAGGCCAAGAAGAAGGTGGCCACCAAGCGGCAAGAGGAACTGGAGCAGAGGCGGAGGTTGGAGGAGGaaacgaggaggaagaggatccaACAAGCT gaggaggaggagaggcgcttgcaggagcagcaggccaggcggaggacagaggaggagcaaGAGCGAGCTCGCAAACTGGCTGAGGCCCGCCGGGCACATGAGCTGAaaaaggagcaggagagggagaaagagctagagagagagaaacaggcagcTGCTGAAAA AGAGCGAGCAGAGCGGGAAAAGGCCCTGGCTCTCCAGAGGGAAGCAGAGAAGTCtgcaagagagaaggaaaagagagtgctagaggagaagagaaaggagtTGGAGGAGCAGACGAAGAGG GAGCAGGCGAGGTTGGctgaagaggagagggctgcCAAACAGAGAGAAGCTGTCAAGCCAGAG CATGCTGTTATGACACCTGTAGGAAAAGGATTAGCTTTAAACCAGACTGTGGACATTGAG CAATCGCCTCAGTCTTATGAAATCACTCCGAAGGGTGGCAACAAACCTTTGGTTATCAGCTATAATCCTGAGAATTATGGGATGGACCAGAATAGCGATGACTCCACAGATGATGAGTCGGCACCAAGGAAACCCATTCCATCATGGGCAGAAG GCCTCAGTCTAAAGCAGTCGATGATGAAGCAATATTTCAATCCGCTGAACCTGCACATTTACTTTGGGGAGATCGAAGAGCCACGGTTGGAGAACATCTTTGACAAGAGCAAACCTCGTTTCTTCAAACGCACCAGCTCTGCAGTCTGGAACTCACCCCCACGAATGGGAACTCTCCCCTTTTAA
- the incenp gene encoding inner centromere protein isoform X1 — protein MTIHLNQAFTMSCSVFSSTQALMQMFDGKVQEFISDIENVHMVWLVEIQQEANRMFSSDFSAEPELMPKTPSQKKSNRRKRVSLGRAEKTAKRRFSKGKRSNLRRSSVSTLNLIAEDDVGPEATTSEVFEEPKRSTRRNKQGLKQQSEEAEDVELLSGISSTPPKSLSDRPPERAPKEEINAQIPVNNTHKETETGKEFNSPHTTSPHHSPASLQLPEAVVKLTAADRRSAEILVKAAPSPGRSATKMAIATTSSSCSSVRHSLTLRRSLAGLRHSMTQESVRQASRRSFLKKKARMGSSTCSSNVSEDVIMSDGEEVVENTKGVVSEEATTAEEQTKATHTETSPEVQDNKVLPQSEFDGIRFTRSMAQNPPSMLSTIPMITKDKSSTPCSGSDGHWKKNQSHSILRSQPSSKRRGTDASGDFQSPKKKPSPPQKSQTAIRPNMRSFLHTVQKNQMLMMTPSSVGRGSVMKSFIKHTTPLKVDAKSVNGIVERERLKLEAVKKKQEQEEERKRKMEEEKRRKREEMKRKRDERLRKVVEARVKEEQKEEEKKKKIEQKMAQIDEKNDKLRVERLAEEKAKKKVATKRQEELEQRRRLEEETRRKRIQQAEEEERRLQEQQARRRTEEEQERARKLAEARRAHELKKEQEREKELEREKQAAAEKERAEREKALALQREAEKSAREKEKRVLEEKRKELEEQTKREEQARLAEEERAAKQREAVKPEHAVMTPVGKGLALNQTVDIEQSPQSYEITPKGGNKPLVISYNPENYGMDQNSDDSTDDESAPRKPIPSWAEGLSLKQSMMKQYFNPLNLHIYFGEIEEPRLENIFDKSKPRFFKRTSSAVWNSPPRMGTLPF, from the exons atgaccattcatttgaatcag GCCTTCACCATGAGCTGCTCAGTTTTCTCGTCAACGCAAGCCCTCATGCAAATGTTTGATGGCAAAGTACAAGAATTTATAAGTGACATCGAAAACGTCCACATGGTTTGGCTCGTGGAGATCCAGCAAGAAGCCAATCGGATGTTCTCTAG TGATTTCAGTGCTGAGCCAGAGTTGATGCCAAAGACCCCATCCCAGAAGAAAAGCAATCGCAGAAAACGAGTTTCTTTGGGACGGGCTGAAAAGACAGCCAAGAGACG ATTTTCAAAGGGCAAGCGTAGTAACTTGCGCCGCTCTTCTGTTAGTACACTGAATCTCATTGCTGAAGATGATGTTGGCCCAGAGGCAACCACCTCTGAGGTGTTTGAAGAGCCCAAACGCAGCACTCGTAGAAACAAACAGGGCCTGAAGCAGCAGTctgaggaggcagaggatgtgGAGCTGCTTTCAGGTATCAGCAGCACCCCTCCCAAGTCTCTTTCAGATAGGCCTCCAGAGAGGGCACCTAAAGAAGAGATTAATGCTCAAATCCCggtgaacaacacacacaaggagacagagacagggaaggagttTAATAGTCCGCACACTACGAGTCCACACCACTCGCCTGCCAGCCTGCAGCTGCCAGAAGCTGTGGTGAAACTCACCGCTGCCGACCGCCGGTCTGCTGAAATACTAGTAAAAGCAGCGCCCTCCCCTGGCCGCTCCGCCACCAAGATGGCCATAGCCACCACCTCCAGCTCGTGCAGCTCTGTGCGCCACTCTCTCACCCTTCGGCGCTCCCTGGCAGGCCTACGCCACAGCATGACCCAGGAGTCGGTGCGGCAGGCCTCCAGGCGTTCCTTCCTGAAGAAGAAGGCTCGCATGGGTAGCTCCACCTGCAGCAGTAACGTCAGTG AGGATGTCATAATGTCTGATGGTGAAGAGGTTGTAGAGAATACAAAAGG GGTGGTGTCTGAAGAGGCAACCACAGCAGAGGAACAGACTAAAGCTACCCACACAGAGACTTCTCCAGAGGTTCAGGATAACAAAGTCCTTCCACAGTCAGAGTTCGACGGAATTCGTTTCACCCGCTCCATGGCCCAGAACCCTCCTAGCATGCTTTCCACCATCCCCATGATCACCAAAGACAAGAGTAGCACACCCTGCTCTGGTTCAG ATGGTCACTGGAAAAAAAATCAGTCACACTCAATTCTAAG ATCCCAACCAAGCTCCAAACGCAGAGGCACGGATGCATCAGGCGATTTCCAAAGCCCAAAGAAgaagccctctcctccccaaaaAAGCCAGACT GCAATAAGGCCCAATATGAGGTCCTTCCTTCATACTGTGCAGAAGAACCAGATGCTGATGATGACTCCAAGCTCTGTAGGCCGTGGCAGTGTGATGAAGTCCTTCATTAAACACACCACTCCTCTCAAAGTTGATGCCAAG TCGGTCAATGGTATCGTG GAAAGGGAGCGTCTGAAACTGGAGGCTGTTAAAAagaagcaggagcaggaggaagaacggaagagaaagatggaggaggaaaaaagaagaaaacgtGAAGAGATGAAAAG GAAGAGGGATGAAAGACTCAGAAAAGTTGTGGAGGCACGAGTAAAGGAAGaacagaaagaagaagagaaaaaaaagaaaattgagCAAAAAATGGCACAAATTGACGAGAAAAATGATAAA CTGAGAGTGGAGCGTTTGGCCGAAGAGAAGGCCAAGAAGAAGGTGGCCACCAAGCGGCAAGAGGAACTGGAGCAGAGGCGGAGGTTGGAGGAGGaaacgaggaggaagaggatccaACAAGCT gaggaggaggagaggcgcttgcaggagcagcaggccaggcggaggacagaggaggagcaaGAGCGAGCTCGCAAACTGGCTGAGGCCCGCCGGGCACATGAGCTGAaaaaggagcaggagagggagaaagagctagagagagagaaacaggcagcTGCTGAAAA AGAGCGAGCAGAGCGGGAAAAGGCCCTGGCTCTCCAGAGGGAAGCAGAGAAGTCtgcaagagagaaggaaaagagagtgctagaggagaagagaaaggagtTGGAGGAGCAGACGAAGAGG GAGGAGCAGGCGAGGTTGGctgaagaggagagggctgcCAAACAGAGAGAAGCTGTCAAGCCAGAG CATGCTGTTATGACACCTGTAGGAAAAGGATTAGCTTTAAACCAGACTGTGGACATTGAG CAATCGCCTCAGTCTTATGAAATCACTCCGAAGGGTGGCAACAAACCTTTGGTTATCAGCTATAATCCTGAGAATTATGGGATGGACCAGAATAGCGATGACTCCACAGATGATGAGTCGGCACCAAGGAAACCCATTCCATCATGGGCAGAAG GCCTCAGTCTAAAGCAGTCGATGATGAAGCAATATTTCAATCCGCTGAACCTGCACATTTACTTTGGGGAGATCGAAGAGCCACGGTTGGAGAACATCTTTGACAAGAGCAAACCTCGTTTCTTCAAACGCACCAGCTCTGCAGTCTGGAACTCACCCCCACGAATGGGAACTCTCCCCTTTTAA